From the Desulfosarcina sp. BuS5 genome, one window contains:
- the cas2 gene encoding CRISPR-associated endonuclease Cas2: MYVIAMYDINTETKAGRKRLRHIFKLMKKYLIWIQNSVFEGEITKAKFEEMKLKVNNLIDNAIDSVIFFKSRDIKWMDKDICGVEKDDTDNFL, encoded by the coding sequence ATGTATGTAATTGCAATGTATGACATAAATACGGAAACAAAGGCTGGCCGGAAAAGGCTTAGGCATATTTTTAAATTAATGAAAAAATATCTTATTTGGATTCAGAATTCAGTCTTTGAAGGGGAAATTACCAAAGCCAAATTTGAAGAAATGAAATTAAAAGTTAACAATCTTATTGACAACGCTATAGATTCGGTTATTTTCTTCAAAAGCCGTGATATCAAGTGGATGGATAAAGATATTTGCGGCGTTGAAAAAGATGATACTGATAATTTTTTATAA
- the cas1b gene encoding type I-B CRISPR-associated endonuclease Cas1b, with protein sequence MKQSLYLFSNCTIKRKDNTLMFDIEGKKKFRPVEAVSDIFLFSEHTLNTKLLNFLGQQKIPVHIFNYYGFYSGSFFPREQYLSGHVTISQAKHYLDKKKRMLLAYEFLNAAASNILTNLTYYNNRGRDVGEKILKIKVLKKSLKAADSIPYLMGIEGNIRDLYYSAFNEIVQNKIEFQNRVKRPPDNFINSLISFGNSLVYTSILSELYRTQLDPTVSFLHEPGYRRYSLALDISEIFKPILIDRMIFTMINKNELTEKDTEKDLNYCYLKDKGRMKFLRKYDERLKTTVKHKKLNRHVSYKRLIRLECYKIVKHILGEEKYSGFKMWW encoded by the coding sequence ATGAAACAATCTTTATATCTTTTTTCAAACTGTACCATTAAAAGAAAAGACAACACCCTGATGTTTGATATTGAAGGTAAAAAAAAATTCCGTCCTGTTGAAGCTGTTTCTGATATTTTTCTTTTTAGTGAACACACGCTTAATACAAAGCTGCTGAATTTTCTGGGGCAGCAGAAAATTCCTGTTCACATATTTAATTATTACGGATTTTACTCCGGTTCCTTTTTCCCAAGGGAACAGTATCTTTCGGGGCATGTCACAATAAGCCAGGCCAAGCATTACCTTGATAAGAAAAAAAGAATGCTTTTGGCTTATGAATTTTTAAATGCAGCAGCTTCAAATATTCTTACAAACCTGACATATTACAATAACAGGGGAAGGGATGTCGGTGAAAAAATTCTAAAAATAAAAGTATTGAAAAAATCATTAAAAGCAGCAGATTCTATCCCATATTTAATGGGTATCGAAGGAAATATCAGGGATTTGTATTATTCCGCCTTTAATGAAATTGTTCAAAATAAAATCGAATTTCAAAACCGTGTAAAAAGACCTCCTGATAATTTTATCAATTCGCTGATTTCCTTTGGCAATTCACTTGTTTACACATCAATTTTATCTGAACTTTATCGAACCCAGCTTGATCCTACCGTCAGTTTTCTCCATGAGCCGGGATACAGGCGTTATTCCCTTGCCCTGGATATATCTGAAATTTTCAAACCCATCCTTATTGATAGAATGATCTTCACGATGATCAATAAAAATGAGTTAACTGAAAAAGATACGGAAAAAGACCTTAATTACTGCTATTTGAAAGACAAAGGCAGGATGAAATTTTTAAGAAAATATGATGAAAGGCTGAAAACAACTGTTAAACATAAAAAGCTCAATCGGCATGTTTCTTATAAAAGACTTATCAGGCTTGAGTGTTATAAAATCGTTAAACATATTCTTGGTGAAGAAAAATACTCAGGATTTAAGATGTGGTGGTAA
- the cas4 gene encoding CRISPR-associated protein Cas4 → MQNLNFTGTQINYYFVCHRKLWLFTKDIRFEDKNEYVQLGRLIDENTYKRNKKQIEIGKIKIDFIDNKGVIHEVKKSNKIEKAHIHQVKYYILTLKRMGVENVTGEIDYPKLKKRETVLLTPEDEKEFEKIFSNIREILDKPKPPAVIKKTICKKCAYHEFCFA, encoded by the coding sequence ATGCAAAACCTGAATTTCACCGGAACCCAGATAAACTACTATTTTGTATGTCATCGCAAACTCTGGCTGTTTACCAAAGATATAAGGTTTGAGGATAAAAACGAATATGTGCAATTGGGGCGGCTTATTGATGAAAACACCTATAAACGGAATAAAAAACAGATTGAAATCGGCAAAATTAAAATTGATTTTATTGATAATAAGGGCGTAATCCATGAAGTTAAAAAATCAAACAAGATTGAAAAGGCTCATATCCACCAGGTGAAATATTATATCCTTACCTTAAAGAGAATGGGGGTTGAAAATGTCACAGGTGAAATTGATTACCCAAAACTGAAGAAAAGGGAAACCGTATTATTGACGCCTGAGGATGAAAAAGAATTTGAAAAGATTTTTTCAAATATCCGGGAAATTCTTGATAAACCAAAACCGCCCGCTGTAATTAAAAAAACTATATGCAAAAAATGTGCATATCATGAATTCTGCTTTGCATAA